Proteins encoded by one window of Bradyrhizobium sp. B097:
- a CDS encoding HD domain-containing phosphohydrolase: MTALANNQTSKRRLLLASDRSDQSHELASILRSVGEVDTVPTSDIPEQPARDLSGIVVDINLRSPEAVQMVRAKLQADAYREMPRLFVLADALHHASMQAWALGATDTISRPFDARGILQRIRAAFPDNSGYDETDRGKALNRGVEAAHGVMVKMFERMRAGEPLRFEDIVAAENKILKAIKHNSLREWLTTVGCHHQETYRHCLFVTGFAVAFAQHLGMRDDDQRRLARAALLHDVGKAFVPVALLDKPGAFTVEEMAEMREHPRRGYEALSAQGGFPPEMLDVILHHHEFLDGTGYPNGLSGNQISDIVRVTTIVDVYAALVEKRAYRLQFTHAKAFSMMEEMGGKLDQQLLQAFRPVAFGHY; this comes from the coding sequence ATGACTGCCTTGGCCAATAACCAGACTTCGAAGCGCCGCCTGCTGCTGGCGTCAGATCGAAGCGATCAGAGCCACGAACTCGCCAGCATCCTGCGCTCGGTGGGCGAGGTCGATACCGTTCCGACCTCGGATATTCCCGAGCAGCCGGCCCGCGATCTCTCCGGCATCGTGGTCGACATCAATCTGCGCTCGCCCGAAGCCGTGCAAATGGTTCGCGCCAAGCTGCAGGCCGACGCCTATCGCGAGATGCCGCGGCTGTTCGTGCTGGCGGATGCGTTGCATCACGCCTCGATGCAGGCGTGGGCGCTCGGCGCCACCGACACGATCTCGCGGCCGTTCGATGCGCGCGGCATCCTGCAGCGGATCCGCGCCGCGTTTCCCGACAACAGCGGCTATGACGAAACCGACCGCGGCAAGGCGCTCAATCGCGGCGTCGAAGCCGCGCACGGCGTCATGGTCAAGATGTTCGAGCGGATGCGCGCCGGCGAGCCGCTCAGGTTCGAGGACATCGTTGCCGCCGAAAACAAGATCCTCAAGGCGATCAAGCACAACTCGCTGCGTGAATGGCTGACCACGGTCGGCTGCCATCACCAGGAGACCTATCGCCACTGTCTGTTCGTGACCGGCTTTGCGGTGGCGTTCGCGCAGCATCTCGGCATGCGCGACGACGACCAGCGCCGGCTCGCCCGTGCCGCGCTGCTGCATGATGTCGGCAAGGCGTTTGTTCCGGTCGCGCTGCTCGACAAGCCCGGCGCTTTCACGGTCGAGGAAATGGCCGAGATGCGCGAACATCCGCGCCGCGGCTACGAGGCGCTGTCGGCGCAGGGCGGCTTCCCGCCGGAAATGCTCGACGTGATCCTGCATCATCACGAATTCCTCGACGGCACCGGCTATCCGAACGGCCTCAGCGGCAACCAGATCAGCGACATCGTCCGCGTCACCACGATCGTCGATGTCTATGCCGCCTTGGTCGAGAAGCGCGCCTACCGGCTGCAATTCACCCACGCCAAGGCGTTCTCCATGATGGAGGAGATGGGCGGCAAGCTCGACCAGCAATTGCTGCAGGCGTTCCGCCCGGTGGCGTTCGGGCATTATTGA